The Sinorhizobium fredii genome contains the following window.
CAGCCCCTGGATCGTCTGGTCCGGGTAGGAAAGGATTTCGAAGGCTGAACGCCGCTGGCCGTCCTGGTTGAGCTTGAGGCCAAACCGCTTGCCCTCGGTCGGTGTGATCGACAGCGATTGCAGGAGCGTGCGGCCGTTCTCATAGGCACCCCTCCACGATGCAAAGCGGGCCCGGCGCGCCTCCCCGACGCAACCGAGCTCGATGCCGACCGGGGTCAAACGCATGTCGGCATTGTCGGCCCTAAGTGACAGGCGATACTCCGCCCGCGAGGTGAACATCCGATAGGGCTCGCTAATTCCGCGCGAGGTCAAATCGTCGACCATCACGCCAATATAGGAGTCTGTCCGGCTGAAGATGAAGGGCTCCCGGCCCGTCGCTGCCAGCGCGGCGTTGAGCCCGGCGACCAGGCCCTGCGCTCCAGCCTCTTCATAGCCGGTCGTGCCATTGATTTGACCAGCCAAGAACAGCCCAGGCATTTTTCGAACCGCCAACGACAACTTGAGCTCGCGCGGATCCACGTGATCATACTCGATGGCGTAGCCGGGCTGAAGAATCACCACATCCTCGAGGCCAGGAATGGTGCGGATAAAGGCCTCCTGGACTTCCTCCGGCAACGAGGTCGATATGCCGTTGGGATAGACGGTGTCATCGTCCAGCCCTTCGGGTTCGAGGAAGATCTGGTGACCGTCCCGTTCGCCGAAGCGGACGATCTTATCTTCGATCGACGGGCAGTAGCGCGGGCCGACTCCCTCGATCTGACCGGAATACATCGCCGAACGGTGAATGTTGTCGGCAATGATTTTGTGGGTGGCGTCCGTCGTCCGGGTTACGCCGCAATCGATTTGGCGATTGACGATCGTGTCGGTCATGAAGGAGAAGGGCACCGGCTGCTCGTCCGGCCCCTGCCGGCCGACGCGGTCCCAGTCGATCGTCCGGCCGTCCAGCCGCGCGGGTGTGCCGGTCTTCAACCGTCCGAGCGTCAGGCCGGAGCGGGAGAGCGTCTCCGATAAGCCGAGCGACGGCTCTTCGCCGACGCGGCCAGCCGGAACCTTGCGATCGCCAATATGAATCAGCCCCTTGAGGAAAGTCCCCGTGGTCAGTACCACCGAGGCGGCCCTAAGGGCCCTGCCATCCTTCATGATCACGCCGGTGACGGCGTCGCCATCGGTCAGAAGGTCAAAGGCGTCACCTTCGATGACCGTGAGATTTTCAATAGCGCCGATCTCCCGCTGCATCGCTTCGCGATAGAGCCGGCGATCCGCCTGTGTGCGCGGTCCCCGGACCGCAGGCCCCTTGCGCCGATTGAGGAGCCGGAACTGGATGCCGGCGGCATCGGCGACGCGTCCCATCAGTCCGTCGAGGGCGTCGATCTCCCGAACCAAGTGCCCCTTGCCGAGGCCGCCGATCGCCGGGTTACAGGACATCACCCCGAT
Protein-coding sequences here:
- the mnmG gene encoding tRNA uridine-5-carboxymethylaminomethyl(34) synthesis enzyme MnmG; its protein translation is MTSYDVIVIGGGHAGCEAASAAARLGAQTALVTHKIETIGVMSCNPAIGGLGKGHLVREIDALDGLMGRVADAAGIQFRLLNRRKGPAVRGPRTQADRRLYREAMQREIGAIENLTVIEGDAFDLLTDGDAVTGVIMKDGRALRAASVVLTTGTFLKGLIHIGDRKVPAGRVGEEPSLGLSETLSRSGLTLGRLKTGTPARLDGRTIDWDRVGRQGPDEQPVPFSFMTDTIVNRQIDCGVTRTTDATHKIIADNIHRSAMYSGQIEGVGPRYCPSIEDKIVRFGERDGHQIFLEPEGLDDDTVYPNGISTSLPEEVQEAFIRTIPGLEDVVILQPGYAIEYDHVDPRELKLSLAVRKMPGLFLAGQINGTTGYEEAGAQGLVAGLNAALAATGREPFIFSRTDSYIGVMVDDLTSRGISEPYRMFTSRAEYRLSLRADNADMRLTPVGIELGCVGEARRARFASWRGAYENGRTLLQSLSITPTEGKRFGLKLNQDGQRRSAFEILSYPDQTIQGLKPLWPQLEGIDRRVTEALAIDAAYAVYMERQAADIAGVRREESASIPDDFDYSDLPGLSNELKQKLAQQRPCNLAQAMKVDGMTPAAVSLLLSWLRRQERGALAARRAAQ